In Cottoperca gobio chromosome 1, fCotGob3.1, whole genome shotgun sequence, a genomic segment contains:
- the LOC115009530 gene encoding LOW QUALITY PROTEIN: oxysterol-binding protein 1-like (The sequence of the model RefSeq protein was modified relative to this genomic sequence to represent the inferred CDS: deleted 2 bases in 2 codons), translated as MSEPKPPTPTPGDTYKGWLFKWTNYIKGYQRRWFVLSNGLLSYYRTQAEMGHTCRGTINLATANIAVEDSCNFVISNGGAQTYHLKASSEVERQRWITALELAKAKAVHMQAESDDSGDDCPAAPPSSGQGGGCRNLEIQSTLRTLGSKVEDLNTCNDLIVKHGSALQRSLSELEGIRVGVEMGDKMRQVTERATLFRITSNAMINACRDFLSLAQNHSKRWQKALQGERDQRIRLEETLEQLAKQHNHLERAFRGATVLPSSFSNPALGNKGGVSGKGDASDEDDDNEFFDAMEDPAEFITVPADPKYHRRSGSNISGLSNETGMDDQSVNFDELSLASNSESPQPVELQSVRQRRTRIPDKPNYYLNLWSIMKNCIGKELSKIPMPVNFNEPLSMLQRLSEDLEYYELLDKASKCQSSLEQMCYVAAFTVSSYSTTVHRTGKPFNPLLGETFELDRLRDCGYRSLCEQVSHHPPAAAHHALSEKGWTLRQEITLASKFRGKYLSIMPLGSIQCLFDKSNNHYSWKKVTTTVHNIIVGKLWIDQSGEIDVVNHKTGDRCHLKFAPYSYFSRDVPRKVTGVVTDKDGKAHYVLSGTWDEKMEFSRIMQSSKGENGTEGKQRTVYQTLKAKEIWKKNPLPDGAENMYFFSSLALTLNELEEGVAPTDSRRRPDQRLMEDGRWDEANAEKQRLEEKQRIVRREREREAVKAASSPEEGAHPDNYQAMWFEKLDDPASGETLHVYKGGYWEAKDQGGWDVCPEIF; from the exons ATGTCGGAGCCTAAGCCCCCAACTCCAACCCCTGGAGACACATACAAGGGTTGGCTCTTTAAATGGACTAACTACATTAAAGGTTACCAGAGACGCTGGTTTGTTCTGAGCAATGGACTGCTTTCTTACTACAG GACCCAGGCAGAGAtgggtcacacatgcagaggcaCTATCAACTTGGCCACAGCCAATATTGCTGTGGAAGACTCGTGCAATTTTGTAATTTCTAACGGAGGTGCGCAGACCTACCACTTGAAGGCCAGCTCAGAAGTAGAGCGCCAGCGATGGATCACGGCTCTGGAGCTCGCCAAAGCAAAGGCTGTCCACATGCAGGCTGAGTCTG ATGACTCGGGTGACGATTGTCCTGCAGCGCCCCCCAGCTCAGGACAGGGTGGAGGCTGTCGTAACTTAGAAATCCAATCTACACTACGCACACTGGGCAGCAAGGTGGAGGACCTCAACACCTGCAATGATCTCATTGTCAAGCACGGGTCTGCCCTCCAAAG GTCTTTGTCAGAACTGGAGGGGATTCGTGTCGGAGTGGAAATGGGAGACAAGATGAGACAAGTTACAGAGAGAGCCACACTGTTCAGAATCACCTCTAATGCCATGATTAAT GCGTGTAGAGACTTCCTCTCCCTGGCCCAGAACCACAGTAAGCGCTGGCAGAAGGCCTTACAGGGTGAACGAGACCAGAGGATACGGCTGGAGGAGACTCTGGAGCAGCTGGCCAAACAGCACAACCATTTGGAAAGAGCTTTCAGAGGAGCCACAGTTCTCCCCTCTTCATTTAGCAATCCCGCCTTAGGTAACAAAG GTGGTGTTTCAGGAAAAGGGGACGCCAGTGACGAGGATGATGACAATGAGTTCTTTGATGCTATGGAAGACCCAGCAGAATTTATTACTGTCCCCGCTGAC CCTAAGTATCACAG AAGATCTGGAAGCAACATTAGTGGGCTCAGCAATGAGACTGGAATGGACGATCAGTcggtaaat TTTGATGAACTATCATTGGCATCCAACTCAGAGTCTCCACAGCCCGTTGAGCTACAGTCAGTTAGACAAAGACGGACCCGTATCCCTGACAAGCCCAACTATTACCTCAATCTGTGGAGCATCATGAAGAATTGTATTGGAAAGGAGCTCTCAAAGATACCGATGCCT GTGAATTTCAACGAGCCTCTCTCAATGCTGCAACGTCTATCTGAAGACCTGGAGTACTACGAGCTGCTGGATAAGGCTTCTAAATGTCAGAGCTCTCTGGAGCAGATGTGTTATGTGGCCGCTTTCACCGTCTCCTCCTACTCCACCACTGTCCACCGCACAGGAAAACCCTTCAATCCTCTGCTGGGAGAAACCTTTGAGCTTGATCGGCTACGAGATTGCGGCTACCGCTCCCTCTGTGAACAG gTGAGTCACCACCCACCTGCCGCAGCTCACCATGCCCTCTCTGAAAAGGGCTGGACCCTCAGACAAGAAATTACCCTA GCCAGCAAGTTTAGAGGAAAATATCTCTCTATTATGCCTTTAG GTTCTATCCAGTGTTTGTTTGACAAGAGCAACAATCACTACTCCTGGAAGAAAGTGACTACAACAGTACACAACATCATCGTTGGAAAGTTATGGATTGaccag TCAGGGGAGATAGATGTGGTCAACCACAAGACAGGAGATCGCTGCCACCTCAAGTTTGCTCCCTACAGTTACTTCTCCAGAGATGTGCCAAGAAAG GTAACGGGAGTAGTAACGGATAAGGATGGGAAGGCCCATTACGTGCTTTCAGGAACCTGGGATGAGAAGATGGAGTTCTCCAGGATAATGCAGAGCAGTAAAGGCGAGAACGGCACTGAAGGCAAACAGAGGACGGTCTATCAGACCCTCAAAGCCAAAGAAATCTGGAAAAAGAACCCTTTACC AGATGGAGCAGAGAACATGTACTTCTTCTCCTCACTGGCCTTGACGCTCAATGAACTTGAAGAGGGAGTGGCGCCAACAGACAGTCGACGACGCCCTGACCAGAGGTTAATGGAGGACGGCCGTTGGGACGAGGCTAACGCAGAGAAACAGAGGCTAGAAGAGAAACAGCGCATCGTCCGCcgagaaagggagagggaggctgTTAAAGCAGCCAGCTCTCCTGAGGAAG GCGCACATCCCGACAACTACCAAGCAATGTGGTTCGAGAAGTTGGACGACCCCGCTTCCGGAGAGACCTTGCATGTCTACAAGGGCGGTTACTGGGAGGCGAAAGACCAAGGCGGCTGGGACGTGTGCCCTGAAATCTTCTGA
- the casp3a gene encoding caspase-3a — protein MSVKGPGPGEDSTDAKSVDGQQSESSLSASASMDVDAKPNAHSFRYSLSFPSIGQCIIINNKNFDKRTGMNQRNGTDVDAANAMKVFGKLGYKAKVYNDQSVEQMKQVLTSVSKEDHSCYASFVCVLLSHGDEGVFFGTDGSVELKYLTSLFRGDRCKSLVGKPKLFFIQACRGTDLDAGIEADSPEDGTTKIPVEADFLYAFSTAPGYYSWRNTMTGSWFMQSLCDMISKYGKELELQHIMTRVNHKVAVEFESVSYSPGFNARKQIPCIVSMLTKEMYFSP, from the exons ATGTCGGTGAAAGGACCTGGACCTGGAGAGGACTCCACAGACGCAAAGAGTGTCGATGGACAACA GTCCGAGTCGTCTTTGTCTGCGTCTGCCTCCATGGATGTGGATGCCAAGCCCAACGCCCACAGCTTTAGATACAGTCTGAGTTTCCCCAGCATCGGCCAgtgcatcatcatcaacaacaaGAACTTTGACAAGAGAACAG gcatgAATCAACGAAACGGTACAGATGTAGATGCAGCCAACGCGATGAAAGTGTTTGGGAAGTTGGGTTATAAAGCGAAGGTTTACAACGACCAGTCAGTCGAGCAGATGAAGCAGGTTTTAACTTCTG TGTCAAAGGAAGATCACAGCTGCTACGCCTCATTCGTCTGCGTGCTGTTGAGTCATGGCGATGAGGGCGTGTTCTTTGGTACGGATGGATCAGTAGAGCTCAAGTATCTGACGTCACTTTTTCGAGGCGATCGCTGCAAATCACTGGTGGGAAAGCCCAAACTCTTCTTCATCCAG gCTTGCAGAGGCACTGATCTGGATGCAGGCATTGAAGCAGACAGCCCAGAAGACGGCACTACGAAGATCCCTGTAGAAGCTGACTTCCTGTATGCCTTCTCCACAGCCCCAG GCTACTACTCCTGGAGGAACACGATGACCGGGTCCTGGTTCATGCAGTCACTTTGTGACATGATCAGCAAATATGGGAAAGAGCTGGAGCTCCAGCACATCATGACGCGAGTAAACCACAAGGTGGCAGTAGAGTTTGAGTCTGTTTCCTATTCACCAGGTTTTAATGCAAGGAAACAAATCCCATGCATTGTGTCAATGCTGACCAAAGAGATGTATTTTTCTCCTTGA
- the sart1 gene encoding U4/U6.U5 tri-snRNP-associated protein 1 has product MGSSKKHKDKSRDKDTEERRREHKKHRHKDREASDRDGTRDKEKRKRSRSRERSGRESRGKGERSAGEPRVKKEKVDLGYEEGKADVQPQSASGDASLSIEETNKLRAKLGLKPLEVNENKKELGTKEDPMVAETINPVLIKKQKDMREKLAAMKEKRIQNLKLGKVKTIAEEDWLDDTTAWVERSRTMAKEKELAEKRAKLLQEMDEEFGVSSLVEEEFAQGKKNAYTAQDLKGLKVQHKVDSFNEGQTVILTLEDKGVLEEEEDVLVNVGMVDKEKAEKNVELKKKKPEYKPYEEEESVDDMVTLKPRTVLSKYDEEIEGEKKKSFRLNTGGFADGEREREIQAMRDALRNQAQSLDMPALSIASEYYTSQEMVGFKKTKRRVRKIRKKEKQADEILIDDTRNTDFGSRARGRGRKRLDEGGEEVKEEGEAQQHIRLPHNIPLMSDDVRTAEMDISDDEDFTPPEPSVIEEDEAEQELQKQLEKQRKLRQRQLLKDSGEKVAEKIKELDKVDTDNDPERKNNIVFNDISEFCRTLGDIPTYGLSGNREDQEDIMDFEEKEEKDDAGDSDSDMDENVGWSTVNLDEEQKQPDFSTASATILDEEPIVSSGLAAALLLCKNKGLLDTEMQKISRVRAPKGALPNDNYCIEDKMGFDDKYSRREEYRGFTQDFKDKEAYRPEVKIEYVDESGRRLTPKEAFRQLSHRFHGKGSGKMKTERRMKKLEEEALLKKMSSSDTPLGTVALLQEKQKSQKTPYLVLSGSGKSMNANNITK; this is encoded by the coding sequence ATGGGGTCGTCGAAGAAACACAAGGATAAGAGCCGCGACAAGGACACAGAAGAGCGTCGTCGTGAACATAAGAAACATCGTCACAAGGACCGAGAAGCTTCAGACCGGGATGGGACTCGAGATAAAGAAAAACGAAAACGCTCCAGGTCCCGGGAAAGAAGCGGACGGGAGAGCCGCGGCAAAGGTGAAAGGAGTGCCGGGGAGCCACGAGTGAAGAAGGAGAAAGTTGATCTTGGATATGAGGAAGGCAAAGCAGATGTGCAGCCTCAGTCTGCAAGTGGAGACGCATCCCTCAGCATCGAGGAGACTAACAAACTCAGAGCCAAGCTGGGTTTGAAGCCTCTGGAAGTAAATGAGAACAAGAAGGAGCTCGGCACCAAAGAAGACCCGATGGTGGCTGAGACCATCAACCCTGTTCTCATCAAGAAGCAGAAAGATATGAGAGAGAAGCTTGCTGCTATGAAAGAAAAACGCATACAGAACCTGAAACTGGGAAAGGTCAAGACCATAGCAGAGGAGGACTGGCTGGATGACACCACTGCTTGGGTTGAGAGAAGCAGAACGatggcaaaagaaaaagaactgGCAGAGAAAAGAGCCAAACTTCTGCAAGAGATGGATGAGGAGTTTGGTGTCAGCAGTCTGGTAGAGGAGGAGTTTGCACAAGGCAAAAAAAATGCATACACAGCTCAAGATCTAAAGGGACTCAAAGTGCAGCACAAGGTGGATTCCTTCAATGAGGGTCAGACTGTCATCCTGACTCTAGAAGACAAAGGTGTGcttgaagaggaggaagatgtgCTTGTAAACGTGGGAATGGTGGACaaggaaaaagcagaaaagaatgtggagttaaaaaagaaaaagcctgaATACAAGCCctatgaagaagaggagagtgtGGATGACATGGTCACGCTTAAGCCCCGCACTGTACTGTCAAAGTATGATGAGGAAATTGAGGgtgaaaagaagaagagtttccGGCTGAACACAGGGGGCTTTGCTGACGGGGAGCGCGAACGGGAGATTCAGGCCATGAGGGATGCTCTACGAAATCAGGCCCAGTCATTGGACATGCCTGCTCTCTCTATCGCTTCGGAGTATTACACATCTCAGGAAATGGTGGGCttcaaaaagacaaaacgcCGTGTGAGGAAGAtcaggaagaaggagaagcaggcAGATGAGATTCTCATCGATGACACTCGCAACACTGATTTCGGCTCCAGGGCACGTGGTCGAGGCCGCAAACGTCTTGATGAAGGCGGTGAGGAAgtaaaggaggagggggaggcgcAGCAGCACATCAGATTGCCACACAATATCCCCCTAATGTCTGATGATGTTAGGACGGCCGAAATGGACATTAGCGATGACGAAGACTTTACACCTCCTGAGCCATCTGTAATTGAGGAGGATGAGGCAGAGCAGGAGCTGCAGAAACAACTGGAGAAGCAGAGGAAGCTGAGGCAAAGGCAGCTTCTCAAAGACTCTGGGGAGAAGGTGGCAGAGAAGATTAAAGAGCTTGATAAAGTGGACACTGACAATGATCCAGAGAGGAAGAACAACATTGTTTTCAACGACATCTCAGAGTTTTGCAGAACTCTGGGTGATATTCCAACTTACGGACTGTCAGGCAACAGGGAGGACCAAGAGGACATTATGGACtttgaagagaaagaagagaaagatgaTGCTGGAGATTCAGACTCTGACATGGATGAGAATGTTGGATGGAGCACAGTTAACTTGGATGAAGAGCAGAAACAGCCAGATTTCTCCACAGCCTCTGCCACCATTTTGGATGAAGAGCCCATCGTCAGCTCCGGTCTGGCTGCTGCCTTGCTGTTGTGCAAAAACAAAGGTCTATTGGACACTGAAATGCAGAAGATATCCCGTGTCCGAGCACCAAAAGGCGCCTTGCCCAATGACAACTACTGCATTGAGGACAAGATGGGCTTTGATGACAAGTACAGTCGCAGAGAAGAATACAGAGGCTTCACTCAAGATTTCAAGGATAAGGAAGCCTATAGGCCCGAAGTCAAAATTGAGTATGTGGATGAATCTGGGCGGAGACTCACTCCAAAAGAAGCTTTCAGGCAGCTTTCACATCGATTCCATGGGAAAGGGTCTGGAAAGATGAAGACCGAGAGGAGGATGAAAAAGCTGGAGGAAGAGGCACTGCTGAAGAAGATGAGCAGCAGTGATACTCCTCTCGGGACGGTGGCTTTGCTTCAAGAGAAGCAGAAATCTCAGAAAACACCATATCTTGTGCTTAGTGGGAGTGGGAAAAGTATGAATGCAAACAACATCACCAAATAA